The following coding sequences lie in one Mycobacterium sp. Z3061 genomic window:
- a CDS encoding MFS transporter → MRPNGATTLADLPAGEPTHGQADRSSVLFAGVLAVLLAMGWAANHFAALIPAISDHQHLTVAALDTMFGIYALGLLPGLLLGGRASDAFGRPSVALAGAGAALAGTVTMFLSQQPEALLVGRLIVGFGVGLAVSSGTAWASDLKGPAGAALAGTVLIAGFAVGPFASGLISARGHSGIPASFGIAAVLIAVAMIAAGIGLRGDTSTAPALVPTAAGGGHGTRRALSWAMPLAPWVFISATLAFVTIPTRVHTGLAAPLAAGTAALITNGASGISQVVARVRHWGPQTGTIGALLAALGYVVIAAAPTDIPLGVGMAVVVLLGCASGLCLREGLIDLEAAAPQRIRGTLTGVFYSVTYLGFALPLLLAMLGPGRETTTIFVALAGLAAAVAISRAMRLRRDAHRQNG, encoded by the coding sequence ATGAGGCCTAACGGGGCGACCACCCTGGCAGACCTGCCAGCCGGGGAACCGACACACGGTCAAGCGGATCGGTCGAGTGTGCTGTTCGCCGGCGTATTGGCCGTCCTGCTGGCTATGGGGTGGGCGGCCAATCACTTTGCCGCGCTCATACCGGCCATCAGCGACCACCAACACCTGACGGTGGCCGCCCTTGACACCATGTTCGGAATCTACGCGCTGGGGCTGCTGCCGGGCCTGCTGCTCGGTGGGCGTGCGTCGGACGCGTTCGGCCGTCCGTCGGTGGCGTTGGCGGGCGCGGGTGCGGCGCTGGCCGGAACGGTCACCATGTTCCTGTCGCAGCAGCCCGAGGCCTTGCTGGTGGGCCGTCTGATCGTCGGTTTCGGGGTAGGCCTGGCCGTCAGCTCCGGTACGGCATGGGCATCCGACCTCAAGGGACCCGCGGGTGCGGCCCTGGCCGGCACGGTGCTGATCGCCGGCTTCGCCGTGGGGCCGTTCGCTTCGGGATTGATCTCGGCACGCGGGCATTCCGGCATCCCGGCGTCATTCGGCATTGCCGCCGTACTCATCGCGGTGGCGATGATCGCTGCAGGCATCGGCCTGCGTGGGGATACCTCCACGGCGCCGGCGCTGGTGCCGACGGCAGCTGGCGGGGGCCATGGCACGCGGCGGGCGTTGAGCTGGGCGATGCCGTTGGCGCCCTGGGTGTTCATCTCGGCCACACTGGCTTTCGTCACGATTCCCACCCGGGTTCACACCGGGCTGGCCGCTCCGTTGGCCGCCGGGACGGCGGCTCTGATCACCAACGGGGCCAGCGGGATCAGCCAGGTCGTCGCCCGCGTGCGCCACTGGGGCCCGCAGACCGGCACGATCGGCGCGTTGTTGGCCGCGCTCGGTTACGTCGTGATCGCGGCCGCTCCCACCGACATTCCGCTCGGTGTCGGGATGGCGGTCGTGGTGCTGCTCGGCTGCGCTTCGGGCCTGTGCCTGCGCGAGGGTCTGATCGATTTGGAAGCCGCTGCGCCGCAACGTATCCGCGGAACACTCACCGGGGTGTTCTACTCGGTCACCTACCTGGGTTTCGCCCTGCCGCTGCTGCTGGCCATGCTCGGGCCGGGCCGGGAAACGACGACGATTTTCGTGGCACTGGCAGGTTTGGCGGCCGCCGTCGCGATCAGCCGGGCAATGCGGCTGCGCCGGGATGCGCACCGCCAGAACGGGTGA
- a CDS encoding enoyl-CoA hydratase-related protein: MAEPAVLLERDQHILTITLNRPEKRNAFNPEVLCRLADAWDLLDDDPDLRVAILTGAAGNFSAGADLDRLVGALIAGDPPQNEYEERVRSDFSLIYKGFLKDHYVKKPIIAAVEGYCYAGGMEILQAFDIRVAAENAQLAISEVQRGLFPMSASTIRLPRQIPYTVAMEMLIAGTPISGRRAYEVGLVGNVTPAGGALGRAREIAQQVAANGPLAVRNIKASVVENLEKTEAEAFPRELELGMAVMGSADAKEGPRAFLEKRPPNFTGT; encoded by the coding sequence GTGGCAGAACCGGCAGTGCTCCTCGAGCGGGACCAGCACATCCTCACCATCACCCTCAACCGCCCCGAGAAACGCAACGCCTTCAATCCGGAAGTGCTGTGCCGGCTCGCCGATGCCTGGGATCTTCTGGACGACGACCCGGACCTGCGGGTCGCGATCCTGACCGGGGCGGCCGGCAACTTCTCCGCCGGTGCGGATCTGGACCGGCTGGTCGGCGCCCTGATCGCCGGCGATCCTCCGCAGAATGAGTACGAGGAGCGGGTCAGGTCCGATTTCTCGTTGATTTACAAGGGTTTTCTGAAAGACCACTACGTCAAGAAGCCGATCATCGCCGCGGTCGAGGGCTACTGCTACGCGGGCGGGATGGAGATCCTGCAGGCCTTCGATATCCGGGTGGCCGCCGAGAACGCACAGTTGGCGATCAGCGAAGTGCAGCGCGGGCTGTTCCCGATGAGCGCGTCGACGATCAGGTTGCCGCGCCAGATCCCGTACACCGTCGCCATGGAGATGCTGATCGCCGGCACTCCGATCTCCGGGCGACGCGCCTACGAGGTGGGCCTGGTCGGAAACGTCACCCCCGCAGGAGGTGCGCTGGGCCGGGCTCGTGAGATAGCGCAGCAAGTGGCGGCGAACGGTCCGCTGGCGGTCCGGAACATCAAGGCATCCGTCGTCGAGAATCTGGAAAAGACTGAGGCCGAAGCTTTTCCGCGGGAACTAGAACTCGGTATGGCCGTGATGGGGTCTGCCGACGCGAAGGAGGGGCCGCGTGCGTTCCTGGAGAAGCGGCCCCCGAACTTCACCGGCACGTGA
- a CDS encoding DUF998 domain-containing protein, whose protein sequence is MTRRIAGPILWVVGVAGYLILEALAAAAYLPAYSYARNYISDLGREGPRASLMHAAFCLQGAMFLLGTLLIVGVPVARQCRLFVALVSANAVGNILVGTVPSGPIHLTGAALALVGGNAAILAGSVLLAAPPRWYRTVSTVIAAVGFLCLALLVAGATALPVGVWERGSAYSIFLWQLLTAAMLLRRRDDATLTCR, encoded by the coding sequence GTGACCCGGCGCATCGCGGGACCCATCCTCTGGGTTGTGGGTGTCGCCGGTTATCTGATCCTGGAAGCGCTCGCTGCCGCCGCCTATCTGCCGGCCTACAGCTATGCGCGCAACTACATCAGTGATCTCGGCAGGGAGGGCCCCCGCGCCTCGTTGATGCATGCGGCGTTCTGCCTACAGGGCGCCATGTTCCTGCTCGGAACGCTGTTGATCGTCGGTGTGCCCGTCGCGCGGCAGTGCCGACTGTTCGTGGCGCTGGTCTCCGCGAATGCCGTCGGCAACATTCTGGTCGGCACGGTGCCCAGCGGACCGATACATCTCACCGGCGCGGCGCTGGCACTTGTCGGCGGCAACGCCGCCATTCTGGCCGGATCGGTACTGTTAGCGGCGCCGCCGCGCTGGTATCGCACGGTGTCGACAGTGATTGCGGCCGTAGGTTTTCTGTGCCTGGCACTGCTGGTGGCCGGCGCTACAGCACTGCCCGTCGGTGTCTGGGAACGTGGCAGCGCCTACTCGATTTTCCTCTGGCAGTTACTCACTGCGGCCATGCTGCTGAGGCGTCGAGACGACGCCACCCTCACGTGCCGGTGA
- a CDS encoding DsbA family protein, with the protein MSENPSSPAVTIWFDPVCPFSWNTARWLKAVADKTGMSVEWRLMSLAVLNEGREMPPKQQSRMHDSRRVGRLMAAIRDQYGNAGLATAYFAFAERYFDRSEPVDDGLIQQVLDAVKSWDVTVDVLSDSSWDELVRRSHQAGQDALGETGGSPILRIDGHAFFGPVLTATPDPQVVETMFEAVAALAAIPQFAQLQRPRGG; encoded by the coding sequence ATGTCTGAGAACCCTTCCAGTCCGGCTGTGACGATCTGGTTCGACCCGGTGTGTCCGTTCTCGTGGAACACCGCCCGCTGGCTGAAGGCCGTTGCCGACAAGACCGGCATGAGCGTTGAATGGCGGCTGATGAGCCTGGCAGTGCTGAATGAGGGCCGGGAAATGCCGCCCAAACAGCAGTCCCGGATGCATGACTCCCGGCGAGTCGGCCGGCTGATGGCCGCCATCCGTGATCAATACGGCAATGCGGGCTTGGCGACAGCGTATTTCGCGTTCGCCGAGCGTTACTTTGATCGGTCCGAACCGGTTGACGACGGACTCATCCAGCAGGTGCTGGATGCCGTCAAATCCTGGGATGTCACCGTGGATGTCCTGTCGGACTCGTCGTGGGACGAACTCGTCCGGCGCAGCCATCAGGCTGGGCAGGACGCTCTCGGCGAAACCGGCGGCAGCCCGATCCTGCGTATCGACGGCCACGCGTTCTTCGGTCCGGTGCTGACCGCTACGCCTGATCCGCAGGTTGTTGAGACAATGTTTGAGGCGGTGGCTGCGCTGGCCGCCATCCCGCAGTTCGCCCAACTGCAACGACCACGCGGCGGCTAA
- a CDS encoding acyl-CoA dehydrogenase family protein has product MTFSMQLSDDVIEVRDWVHKFAADVIRPAAAEWDEREETPWPVIQEAAKVGLYSPDFMAQQAAEETGLGMLTTFEEMFWGDAGIALSIMGTGLAAAALAGNGTPEQLGQWLPEMFGTADEPKLAAFCSSEPDAGSDVGGIRTRARYDEAAGEWVLNGTKTWATNGGIANVHIVVASVYPELGTRGQASFVIGPDTKGLAQGQKFKKHGIRASHTAEVVLDNVRLPEDAILGGREKFEARIARVKSGASAGGQAAMKTFERTRPTVGAMAVGVARAAYEYALEYASQREQFGRKIGEFQAVAFKLADMKSRIDAARLLVWRAGWMARNNQNFEAAEGSMAKLVASETAVYVTDEAIQILGGNGYTRDYPVERMHRDAKIFTIFEGTSEIQRLVISRALTGLAIR; this is encoded by the coding sequence ATGACCTTTTCCATGCAACTGAGCGACGACGTGATCGAGGTGCGCGATTGGGTGCACAAGTTCGCCGCCGATGTCATTCGCCCGGCCGCGGCCGAATGGGACGAGCGCGAGGAGACGCCTTGGCCGGTGATCCAGGAGGCCGCCAAGGTCGGCCTCTACTCCCCTGACTTCATGGCGCAGCAGGCCGCGGAGGAAACCGGTCTGGGCATGCTCACCACATTCGAGGAGATGTTCTGGGGCGACGCGGGCATCGCGCTGTCCATCATGGGCACCGGCCTGGCGGCAGCGGCGCTGGCGGGCAACGGAACTCCGGAACAGCTGGGTCAATGGTTGCCGGAGATGTTCGGCACCGCCGACGAGCCCAAACTGGCGGCGTTCTGCTCCTCCGAGCCCGACGCGGGATCCGATGTCGGGGGCATCCGCACCCGGGCCCGCTATGACGAGGCGGCCGGCGAGTGGGTGCTCAACGGCACCAAGACGTGGGCCACCAACGGCGGAATCGCCAACGTGCACATCGTTGTCGCGTCGGTCTACCCGGAACTCGGAACCCGCGGTCAGGCCAGCTTCGTCATCGGCCCTGACACCAAAGGCCTGGCGCAGGGCCAGAAGTTCAAGAAGCACGGGATCCGCGCCTCGCACACCGCCGAGGTGGTGCTCGACAATGTCCGGCTACCCGAGGACGCGATTCTCGGTGGGCGGGAGAAATTCGAAGCGCGGATCGCCCGGGTGAAGTCGGGTGCGTCGGCCGGTGGCCAGGCCGCCATGAAGACGTTCGAGCGCACCCGGCCCACCGTCGGGGCGATGGCGGTCGGGGTAGCCCGCGCGGCCTATGAGTACGCACTCGAATACGCCAGCCAGCGTGAGCAATTCGGCCGCAAGATCGGAGAGTTCCAGGCCGTCGCGTTCAAACTGGCCGACATGAAGAGTCGCATCGACGCGGCGCGCCTGCTGGTGTGGCGGGCCGGGTGGATGGCCCGCAACAACCAGAACTTCGAGGCGGCGGAAGGCTCGATGGCCAAGCTGGTGGCGAGTGAGACCGCGGTCTACGTCACCGACGAGGCGATCCAGATCCTCGGCGGCAACGGCTACACCCGCGACTACCCCGTCGAGCGCATGCACCGCGACGCCAAGATCTTCACCATCTTCGAGGGGACGAGTGAGATTCAGCGCCTGGTGATTTCGCGGGCGCTGACGGGCCTGGCTATCCGCTAG
- a CDS encoding TetR/AcrR family transcriptional regulator: MVTEPSRGRDRLLAEALKLFAAKGYAATSVADIQRAAGLAPGSGALYKHFGSKRELLEAAVTHRIDRIVAAREQYDAEEPTSVEDAVRTAGQLIWGNFKQSEDLLKVMLREPDELGDLDEKTWQVITDNAYQRFADELTASNRSGRTQIPDPDAMAANAIGSLSYAATLQALTGRLPGNIDEERYFEAWVNQTVSVLTHYRTPRNPGVKP; encoded by the coding sequence ATGGTCACGGAACCCAGTCGCGGACGTGACCGGCTGCTGGCCGAGGCGCTGAAGCTGTTCGCCGCCAAGGGCTACGCGGCGACATCGGTGGCCGACATCCAGCGCGCCGCCGGCCTGGCCCCCGGGTCGGGCGCGCTGTACAAACACTTCGGCTCCAAGCGTGAACTCCTCGAAGCGGCGGTGACGCACCGGATCGACCGCATCGTCGCCGCGCGCGAGCAGTACGACGCGGAAGAGCCGACCAGCGTCGAGGACGCGGTGCGCACGGCCGGTCAGCTCATCTGGGGCAATTTCAAGCAGAGCGAGGACCTGCTCAAGGTGATGCTGCGCGAGCCCGACGAGCTCGGCGATCTCGACGAGAAAACCTGGCAGGTCATCACCGACAACGCATACCAACGGTTCGCCGACGAACTGACCGCGTCGAATCGGTCCGGCCGCACCCAGATTCCCGATCCGGATGCGATGGCGGCCAACGCCATCGGCTCGTTGTCCTACGCCGCCACACTGCAGGCACTCACCGGGCGCCTGCCCGGAAACATCGACGAAGAACGTTATTTCGAGGCCTGGGTCAACCAGACCGTCAGCGTCCTTACGCATTACCGCACACCCCGAAACCCAGGAGTCAAGCCATGA
- a CDS encoding FAD-binding oxidoreductase: MILIVGAGISGLATAYELARRGVPSVVIERGEPFAEQSAGLARIFRIAHRRPQLCRLAQRARSGWLRWESEFGLTLLGTEGFIAAGAVDAVTSAMAEADAAFSRLDRGQITARIPFLQTPWETGLFDPEGGSLRIRRALGALSARVELRRDEVLAVADDGSTTLADGTVLRADRVLICAGTHTQDLFGPLGIEFSPHTRFTYEGGSASGSACLSAPEGYGLPIGSTGRWAFGQDDPDPAVVRKLFPSLTPVGRVNCVTARAAWLDDGGDGWTVAQRGRVLAFVGANLMKFGPLLGELLSQAVLDEEMPAELAV; encoded by the coding sequence GATCGTCGGCGCCGGCATCTCCGGACTTGCGACAGCCTACGAACTGGCCCGGCGCGGTGTGCCTTCCGTCGTCATCGAGCGCGGCGAACCGTTTGCCGAACAGTCCGCGGGACTGGCACGGATCTTCCGCATCGCGCATCGGCGACCACAGCTGTGCCGGCTGGCTCAGCGCGCCCGATCCGGTTGGCTGCGTTGGGAATCCGAATTCGGACTCACCCTGCTGGGTACGGAGGGATTCATCGCCGCCGGTGCCGTCGACGCCGTCACATCGGCCATGGCCGAAGCCGATGCCGCTTTCTCCCGGCTCGACCGAGGCCAGATCACGGCGCGTATCCCCTTCCTGCAAACTCCCTGGGAAACCGGGCTTTTCGATCCCGAGGGCGGCAGCCTGCGCATCCGCCGCGCGCTGGGTGCCCTGTCTGCCCGCGTGGAACTCCGGCGCGATGAGGTTCTGGCCGTTGCCGACGACGGCTCGACCACGCTGGCGGACGGGACCGTGCTGCGCGCCGACCGGGTGCTCATCTGCGCGGGGACACACACCCAGGACCTGTTCGGTCCGCTCGGTATCGAGTTCTCCCCCCACACCCGCTTCACCTACGAGGGCGGATCCGCTTCGGGTTCGGCGTGTCTTTCGGCGCCCGAGGGCTATGGACTGCCGATCGGCAGTACCGGCCGCTGGGCGTTCGGCCAGGACGACCCCGATCCCGCCGTCGTGCGGAAGCTGTTCCCGTCGTTGACGCCGGTGGGCCGGGTAAATTGCGTGACGGCCCGCGCGGCGTGGCTTGACGACGGCGGCGACGGCTGGACCGTGGCACAACGCGGCCGCGTCCTGGCCTTCGTGGGCGCCAACCTGATGAAGTTCGGGCCGCTGCTCGGCGAACTGCTGTCGCAGGCCGTCCTCGACGAGGAAATGCCGGCCGAGCTCGCCGTCTGA